atcaatttctcattcatctattatctattttgagcgtacattgtatcaaatattttcgtctcactacgaagagtgcaaattcactttgacccgacctaaATCGAAAGTGAATCTCACATacatttgtaccacaaaatagccactcaAAAATGCCATTTTGctaaaaaattccaacaaaatTTTGCTCGCTTGAGtttaaatttgatcaaattaaagttaaattaaattttgattaaataacACATGAACGACTCAACTCATTTACACTCCTACCAATTGTCATCCCTACTTAAACAAACCCTCAGATCTCACTATATTATATGATATTTGGCATAAATCGTCATACTATTAATCACCATGACCTAGCTTAACCAGCAATTAATGATATactcatttaaaaattatttgcataattgtatCAGATGGTGTTAACTTACGTGGGCAGGACTTATTTAGTATGATATATACGAACATTTCATTAtgcaaaataactaaataattattCGCCAACTAACTGCGAGCAGGAGAGTGTGAAcgcataattaaataaaaatatacttttaacaTACACATCGAAAAGACTAAAgtaaatgatattattattattattattattattattattattattgcatagaTTTGCATGCATGAGTCATGCCATTTTTTGATGAGCTACTTCTTTTGAATTTGTTGATTTctgtaattaatttattttaaataggaTAAAAACACGAGCAAGAATTCGTCTCAATCATCTTCGTGTGCTTGCCATTTGCCAACATTAAATTAGAAGGAACAAAAACCAAAGACacctaatattaaaaaaataaaataaggttcaaattaacCACTGAACAAAATCTGAAAGTGTAATAAGGtcaatgaattaaaaaataatgcaattaggccactaaacactccaaatatatgcaatttcacctgatagcatgtTACCATCCATTTTATTAGGTTACCCGCTTACGTGGGTagtgagttggcattttaaaataatttttaataataaacttttaaaatataaattaaaatttttaaaaatttaaaattaaaaaaaaaaaaaaaaagtcagggTGGGCGCCGACTATGTTGAACAACCGCCTGGTACTGTTGTATCCTCGTTCTCCATCGCTGGATTTGTCTCTCTTTCCTACAGCGCGTAATAGCGATGATCTCTAGCTACTAACGGCATTTGGCCGGCGACTCTGGTTCACCAGGTGAAGCAGCGACGACGTCGACGGCGAGGAGGAGCATGTGGCGATCAAGATTTGCGGCGGCTAGATCTCCCCGGCAAGCTTGACCGGCGACGTTACGTTCCTGGCTTCAAGATTTGTTTAGTTGTTTTGCAAAAGAAGTTGACTTTcggtaaataataataataataataataataataataataataataataataaaaaattaattaattaaatctgATTCATTTGCAGGTTTCCGTGGCAAgggtattattaatattaagggGAGAATGGGGGATGGTCGccctttttttaattgttttaatttttattttaataatttattattaaaaatattttaaagcgCCAACACACCGTTCACGTAAGCAGGTAATATGATTAAATGGATGGTAACTTGTcattaggtgaaattgcatacatttagagtgttcattcttttttgttcagtgacctatttgCACTTTTATTAGGTTacattcagtggccaatttgaaccttattccaaaaaaaaaaaaaaaaaaaaaaaaagcaataatattacCTTTCTTAAactgaaatgtttttttttttactatataatACTCACTAATTGATACAACATtgattaaaataagaaaaattatttacttgtcttaattaaagtaaaaaaaaaattaaaagtaaaaaattatgagATCTTAATtggttttcttaaaaaaaaaattagagtaaaAAATTTACATACTAATTAAATACGGAAAGACATTTAATACAATAATGACAAGTAATAATTTTTCGAAGGACTTGTaatctcaaacattttaaaacttttaattacTTCGCCTTTTGTAATCTCAAACATATTCGAtctctttttttaattactcATGATTTTTTCAAATAGTATTTGTTTTACATATTTTCAATCTTTTTCCGTTTAAAAAATCAATGCCCTGACCATCGTAGTTGGATCATATTACCATCTATTTGAAATGATAAGAGACctatcatcacactacataatagTTGATGGAGTACTATTGTGTGGAATACCTATGTGGATCACGATCCAAAAGAATGCAAActatattattctaaaatataaagtatattattctaactcataaaatacattttataaattataaaatatattattctaacccaaaaatatattattctaacacataaaatacattatgttACCCCAGAagatttattattctaacacataaaatacattatcttacccaaaaaaattattattctaactcataaacggaaaaaaaatagtgtaaaaacaacattattttgaactatggtccacacatatgtccatcaaaatcatttaatataatgcatatcaTTGGCCCCACAAGCATCAATAAATAGAGACCTGTGGTCTGTGGAGGCCTCACCAGATCCGTAGTAAATTAACCTCATAGTGTCAGTCAGCATGGGTTGCAAGAACAGCCAAAACCTTGTACAAAAAATCTGCGAATTGTACGATGAGATTTCAAGGTTGGAGGACCTGAAACCCTCCAAGGATGTGAACATGTTGTTCACACAGCTAGTCCACACGTGCATCCCTCCAAACCCAATAGATGTCTCTAAACTCTGCTCCAAAATCCAAGATATGAGGTCCAACCTCATAAGGCTCTGTGGTGAAGCTGAGGGCCTTCTTGAATCCCATTACTCCAATATTCTTGGTTCTCTCCCTGACCCCCTCCAAAACCTTTCCCTTTTCCCTTACTTTAACAATTACCTCAAACTAAGCCTCCTCGAGTTCGATCTCCTAAGTAGGCATTGCGGCGTCGCCCCGCCGCGTCGTCTCGCGTTTGTCGGGTCCGGCCCCTTGCCGTTATCTTCCATAGTTCTGGCCACGTGCCACCTCACGGCCACGGATTTCCACAACTACGACATTGATCCCGCGGCGAGCTCCATGGCGGCGCGTTTGGTGGGCTCGGATCCGGGTCTCGCCCGCCGCATGTTCTTCCACACCGCGGACATCATGGGCGTCACGTGCGAGTTTAAGGACTATGATGTCGTGTTCCTGGCTGCCCTGGTGGGGATGGATAAGGAGGAAAAGGGGCGAGCTATAGACCACTTGGCTAAGTACATGGCTCCCGGGTCGGTCCTTGTGGTTCGGAGCGCCCACGGGGCACGGGCCTTCCTTTACCCTGTGGTGGAGCCTCGTGATCTCCGAGGATTCGAGGTTCTTACGGTGTACCATCCGACGGATGACGTTGTTAACTCCGTGATCGTGGCGCGGAAGATGTCGCTGCCGGTTTTTAATTCCTATGATCAAGGGGCGGCGGGGTCCGCTGTGGTGCTCCCAACCAAATGTTCTTGTGCTGAGATTCACGCCTTCAACCCACTCAATAAGTTGAGCATGATTGAAGAATTTTCACTCGATCAAGAACAACTttcttgaaggaaaaaaaaggcCGGGAATTGAACGATCCTAGTTCTATGCATGTCAACTCTTTATTAACGTAACCTTGGTCTCAGTTTCATACAACACTTGTCTTCTATAGTTCCATCCTATTTGCGGTTCCTATTTCAATATTTGTACTAGTTTCCCGTCCTATTTGTGTAATTGTATCCATCTTTCCTTATAAGTTGCAATCTCAATCAATTTCAAGAATGAGAAATGACACTTTAAGCAACTGAATTACTGTGATTTATATTTTCGATCCCAAGTGCTCGGTTGGATCGAGTGTGGAGACTCTTAAAGttggcaaattttattgtggaccacggtccatatATTAATTTGATCCATGAAATAAGTAtgattttaattacacttcagttttatttgaaaatattgttcTATTTTTTAGCTTCATttccacacactagtttcattatagtaatatcaaagtattattttaattctactatagttttatttgacaacATACATTATTGTATGAACTCTactttgtagtttcattttctacacagactagtttaattataatttataataatgttaaagtattattttaattacactccaCGTTCATTTGTCGTCATTTCACAATATATATTGtgactagtttaattataatatatattgtgacTAGTTTAAGTATAATAAtgttaaagtattattttaattacactccaCGTTCACTTGACAatatatgctatttttttttgagtactattgactcggttacaatgtagtatttgttcatagctactttctcaaccaaatgaagcacaaagaaccaatatcgcctccactgaggttcaAACTCATCCCCTCCCATGtgagagtgcaaccgggtgccactagaccacaatgtttTTGgcaagtatcattttaattatactacagtttcatttaacaatatacattACGCTGTTGAATCAGCTCTCtcttttagtttcattttctacatacagtagtttcatttttagcaacactaaaatgtcattttaattatattacagtttAATTTgacgatcatggtccacatagcactatggaccatggttcactgtataacaattgtttAGAGTTAAGTATTTAACCTTTTTGGGAAGAGAGAAAAGGCATGACATGACTCATTGTGTATGTATAAATTTTGTTGAATGCTTAAAGACACCCAGTATGTactatcttaattattattatatttatcgtTTGGATAATTGGGTGCAAAATCTTCAattcttttcttcatcttcatacCTACTTCATTCCCTAAACATTTTTTTGCACTGTATACTTTTTTGAAAACTTGCactgtatactttttttttttttttgataataatctctcgagactaattcattgaatcataagcAGAAACGTTTATAAGAAAGAGTAATGGAATggacaaacattccttacagtcagataTAGAAACAAATTTTCTAACAATGTTATCTTAATATCTcgttattacaattttttacaCTGTTTAAATAAACTAtactttggccctgtttggtaaatggctgttatcTGATTGGGttagctgtttgggttagaaggtataattagttgataacattagctgattgtaaaaagttgtttgatagattagctgttagctgataattgtttggtataatttttttctcaaaaagctaattgaaaaggctgctttgaatagccttttgaattttagtattttggagttacaaaaagcttattaaccaaacaactaatagtggtcaaataagccaaaattgactgataggctggttatttaccaaacaggccttTATTAAAAACATTTGAGTTCAATTAAGAATTAGAAAAATGACTCACACCGTAAAATTTGGTCTTGATTATTTCATGAAATTGAATGATTTGTGTGTAGGAATATGAAATTTATTGGGTCAAATAGATTAGTCATGTCTTGTGTTGGACGATACTTGGACCTATTTGAAATTTGCCAAGATAATTGTTAATTATTCCCTGTACTGGGCTCTACCTTgggttttgatttttgattcaaaaattatgtatgtgtagttaatattttatatgctttcaattaataaattaaagatacataatatgttaaatgtatattatgtgtcaacatTTGCgtgtatttaatatattatattattatagttaacatattatgtgtattcaatttatttacactcacataatatattaactacagacacatgaTCCGAATGTCATTTTAGACCAAGGTagatggtataatttgccaagatAGTGTCAGTGAAtgatttttttgtcaaattaattgGGTTAGTTAAATACTCCCTATGTCTCATTCTTTTTTTCTATTAACAAGGGATTgatttaaagttatttttaattcaatttttttataatattaagtttggtattaatatataaaatttatatatttagaaattatattcaaatattattaaatataaaaaatcaaatttaaaaggaaaataaacaatgaaaaaacaaattatttgatGAATGAATAGTAACAGGACATGGGACAAAGGGAGTACTTAGTTATTTTAAAGCCCAAATGTTGATTAACATTGAATTATACTCCAACTGGAAAGTTTCGAGTGTGTAATCACTGGTTAATGGACTTTTGAGCTAATTAAATAGCATAGtcaatttattcaaaaaaaaaaaaaaaaaagcatagtcAACAAGATTGAGCTGATAAataagggcaaattatactatggaacATGGTCCATATTGAATTGTGAATCatggataaatatttatttttattatattattgaaagtttatctttttatacttttttttaataatataccaaataatgaatcttcagtacacatacacacacaaacttaaaaaaaataaacattcaatttattaaaaatatatataatgtttttgcttgtattgcatttagttttttggAATATGGTGCTTAgttcattatattaatatttgatttttaagaATTCCCGGGTAAATTAGCAAAATATGTACTTTGTGACATGTTGAGAGTATTTTGGTTATATCTCTCTCATATAAAGTCCTATTTAGGTGATTCAAGTGTGTATGAAAGCAAAGAAATTCCTCTAGAACTTGAgtgtttataaattttatagatCCAAGAAAAATCAAAGCCAAACTGCTAGGCAGGTTTCAACATGCATAGGGAGACATCTTTACAAAATGCCAATAGTATTTTAGGCATATTTCTTTCATATAAAATCTAATTGAGGTGAATCAAGTGTCAATGAAAAGCTAATACGATTCGCTACAAGTTTTTGTTCAAATCTTCCAgagattcaaaaaaaataaggaaaaaattatgatagaTTTCAACACACCCAAGGAAACGATCGTGTTTTGGCAGTGTCACCTTGATATGCCCGGAACAAGAAAAATAGCATATTTCGACATGCCCTCTGACACAGTTGTGTCGAGGGTGTGTTGATGATCCCAAACTTCTTTTTAAGCGgtgttttaaagaaaattttgaggACTTCAACCACGCTTTAAGAGACAATTTACATCTCGGGAGAGTGTGGAATTAATATTTGTTTGTAGATTAAATGAGTTTTTCTATGTTCATGAATTCCTTTATTGCTTCGTGATGTAGCTTAGGGAAGCACATGTAGTATTAATATTTGTTTGTAGATTAAATGAGTTTTTCTATATTCatgaattcaaaaataaaaaacaagggATTCAACACTAGAAAGAGGGCTTGAACCTCAAACCTTGTGGTTAAGAGCCACATGCTCTAACCAACTAAACTATTCTAGCTTTTATGTATAGAAATGCAAAATTAGTTTTATAACCATATTGGTTGACTGATTGTAATgccaaaaaataaaactagGGAAACGCTAGAAGGAGGGCTTGAACCTctaaccttgtggttaacagccacatGCTCTAACCAAATAAGCTATTCTAACTTCCGTGTTCAACAATGCAAAAAACATTTTATAACCATACTAGTTGACTGATTGTAATGCCAAAAATGGAACTAGGGACTCAACGCTAGAAAGAGGACTGAAACCTCGGGCCTTGTGGTTAAGGGCTAcactctaaccaactgagccaGCTTTTGTGTTCACTAATGCAAGAATCATTTTATAACAATACTGGTTGACTCATTGTAATGCCAAGAATAGAATCAGGGCAATTTTAAAATGGACTCAATACTAGGAGCCTTGTGGTTAACAaccacacgctctaaccaactgagctattccagcttttttatttaataatgcAATCGATTATGTATCAAAAATATAGCTACGACACACATTAGATATCAGGGGCATACATGTAGATTGTAGAGTGAGCAACATCAAGTTGAGTTAGACTCCTTCCAAGCATGATTGAAGAAAGACAAGGATCTAGTTCATGAATATACTCATTCCTTGCAAAATACTTGAGTGTATTCTAATAAATCAGTGTGGCTGTGTGGACACAAGTAATTTGTAAAATATAAGGTATACATGCTAGGTTAACATTTACACATTCTAACCAATTGAGGTTAACTACAATACATAGTTACGAAAACTTATATGATTTAATAATAGCCTTTCAAATTTTAGCGAATAGTCATACTATATAAAAGATTTAAAAGgtgtaattattattgtgtgaaccatactagcaaataatgtacatttagtacacaattaatgtatttttaatatattaaaaatgtatattattttcagaaaaagtaaattattttggataatgtacatttattacacgaataatataatgtacttttattatattaaaaatatattttttgttatagtcTACACAGCACTATGTGAACTATttttcacacaataatttgcttaAAAGGTGGCAAAGTTAATAACATGATTGCCTTGATTTGGAAAAACGTGAGTCAATTAATAATACAATTCTTTAGAAAAATAGAAAGCTACTTTTATATAAGAATGATgtgcttcttttttttaagATAGCTAAAAATGtgtaaattttattcaaatactTTTTTATCCATAAATGTTTGCATGTGGAAGATAGCTAAAAATGtgtaaattttattcaaatactTTTTTATCCATAAATGTTTGCATGTGGCgtggatatattagaaattgaaaaaatatttgaacaTTTTCAATAAACAAACTGTTTAAAATAACTTTTCAAAGAATTTAATGATTGTTATGTTTACATAATAACATCAAAcgttaatttttgtttataaagTTAGTTAATGTGAAACCACCAAacacttctaagttctaactaATTTAGAACCAAACCATTGTTGaactaatttgaaaaaaaaaaaaaaaaccctaaagtTAAAACATGAAGCTTTATTAATTGAGAGGAATAAAGATCATTTCATTtcgaccaattttttttttttgaaaaacatgcCGAAGctatcatattaaaataaatccaAAAAAATCTGGAGGAGAAGAAACTCACTCCCCAAACACAGAGGAAAAACCAACCGCCCATGTAAGCACATGAATTACGTGATTCGCTGACTTTCTAACATGGCGAACCACAATGTTCTCAATGTCACATAgacgaacttttttttttcctttcttttttaaatcaAGTGAGATGATTTAAAATTGAACtctactatgtatatatattcccaAATTCTACTCCCATCCCTAACTTTTCCTCTATGATGTAATAAACAAAGGataaattattttcactatGCAAGTCCCCAAAAAAGTGTTTCGTCAAGAATTTGAGAGTAGAAATAAAAATCGAGAGCAGAAAATGAGAATATGccgtatttttctttaaaatttggTGAACATATTCCTATGGAAGAATGTTAAAGAGAAAATTGAGGGTTTGAGTTGTCCTTGATAAGAACATGGGGCAAAACCTAGTTTCAAAAACCAAATTGTGTGCCTTTGATGACTAGGTTTGGGATGTACCAAAAAAATAACTCTCATAGAATATAATGTTACTCCATATGATTTAAACAGCTAGCTGCAATAAACATCAGAATCTTTATATGGACACAATTTCATTTTGAGCATACTAGCATGCATGACACTAGCTATCACCTATTTCAAATGCCAAGATTTCCGGTTCCTCCACCTGCATCAAAGTACATGGATCCTGTAACATCGCCGCTTACCCCTTCCATAAGAGCGAAACGCATGTCTTCGGAAGGCCTCCAGTGCCGCTTCCTTTGGTTTATAAACCAGTTGTTTATCTGCTTTTGGTCCAACCCTGTGGCCTCTGATAACTTATTCTTCTCCTCTTCCTGCAATTAATACCATTTCTATGTCTTCAGCATTCTGGCATAGCAATATGGTTTTATGTAGACTTTGCACAAAACCGAGGCTAATCAAactatatagagttaattccattgtttgttgtagatttatatgtgacattctacttttttattttcagtacATCCCCTGTTGGTCCTAGTATTAGTGGCAcgaccatttttggtcttttgtcaacaaacctatttaaatggTGCTAAATATTAGGGCATTTCTGTCTATTCAGTTCTAAgtgttaatttcttttttgtcctagatttatgtGTCATCCCACTGCTGCGGAGGCTCAGGTTGTGAAGGCTCGGAGGCGCAAATTACAATTGAAGAAGACAGGGAACTATAGCTGTGAATTAGggagatttttcaaaaaaaataaaataaaaatatagtgggtcaacccACTTTGCagaaaaagaccaaaataccctcgTATTTAACGTCATTTGAACAGgtttatgccacaataatactaagagtCTAGGACCAACAAtagatgttctgataaaaacgAACTAAAAAGTGGAATGACACTTATAAATCTATGATCTATATATGTCATTTCGGTACTCACCCAGCCAGGGATAGTTCATCTAATTAACATAGAAATAACCAGTGGGCAGGGGGAGGTTCATCCCTGTCAACTTGGTCCTTCAATCCTTCATGTGTATAGATTTTAGTcgaatttaatttattcacaaTGTATAACACTTATTCAACCAGATCGAAGTAATTAAGGTTAATTACCGTGGGGTATGGCCACCTGTAGTGGGAGTTCCACCAGTCTAGCAGTGCAACCCTTGCATCCTTTGGGAGCTTtcctttcttcctcttcttcaagaattcCTTCCTCAA
This region of Ipomoea triloba cultivar NCNSP0323 chromosome 15, ASM357664v1 genomic DNA includes:
- the LOC116007614 gene encoding nicotianamine synthase-like; translation: MGCKNSQNLVQKICELYDEISRLEDLKPSKDVNMLFTQLVHTCIPPNPIDVSKLCSKIQDMRSNLIRLCGEAEGLLESHYSNILGSLPDPLQNLSLFPYFNNYLKLSLLEFDLLSRHCGVAPPRRLAFVGSGPLPLSSIVLATCHLTATDFHNYDIDPAASSMAARLVGSDPGLARRMFFHTADIMGVTCEFKDYDVVFLAALVGMDKEEKGRAIDHLAKYMAPGSVLVVRSAHGARAFLYPVVEPRDLRGFEVLTVYHPTDDVVNSVIVARKMSLPVFNSYDQGAAGSAVVLPTKCSCAEIHAFNPLNKLSMIEEFSLDQEQLS